A genomic stretch from Enterobacter oligotrophicus includes:
- the cutC gene encoding copper homeostasis protein CutC gives MALLEICCYSVECAETAQQQGADRIELCAAPKEGGLTPSYGVLKSARQVVTIPVHPIIRPRGGDFCYTAGEFSAMLEDIALVRDLGFPGLVIGLLDEDGHVDLPRMQQVMSAAKGMAVTFHRAFDMCKDPVQAFDTLAELGVARILTSGQQSSAEKGLQLITELKAHSGVPIIMAGAGVRASNLELFLNAGVEELHSSAGKWTPSPMRYRNTGLSMSTDAEADEYSRYGVDGESVAVMKSLIERHHV, from the coding sequence ATGGCGCTGCTGGAGATTTGTTGTTACAGCGTGGAGTGTGCCGAAACTGCACAACAGCAGGGAGCCGATCGCATTGAACTGTGCGCGGCTCCGAAAGAGGGGGGCTTAACGCCCTCTTATGGCGTGCTGAAGTCTGCCCGTCAGGTCGTGACGATTCCGGTTCATCCGATTATCCGTCCGCGCGGCGGTGATTTTTGTTACACGGCGGGCGAGTTCAGTGCCATGCTTGAAGATATCGCCCTCGTTCGCGATCTGGGGTTCCCAGGGCTGGTTATCGGCCTGCTTGATGAGGACGGTCATGTTGATTTACCGCGTATGCAACAGGTAATGAGCGCGGCGAAGGGAATGGCTGTCACTTTTCATCGCGCGTTTGATATGTGTAAAGATCCTGTGCAAGCCTTTGATACGCTGGCTGAACTTGGCGTGGCGCGCATCCTGACATCAGGACAGCAGTCGAGTGCTGAAAAAGGACTGCAATTAATTACGGAACTAAAAGCACATTCCGGTGTTCCAATAATCATGGCGGGCGCAGGAGTACGCGCCAGCAATCTGGAACTGTTTTTGAACGCAGGGGTAGAGGAGCTTCACAGCTCGGCGGGGAAATGGACACCGTCACCCATGCGTTATCGCAATACAGGGTTGTCAATGTCGACGGATGCTGAAGCGGATGAGTACTCGCGCTACGGTGTAGATGGAGAGTCGGTTGCGGTAATGAAATCGTTGATTGAACGTCATCACGTGTAG